A genomic window from Pseudoalteromonas piratica includes:
- a CDS encoding type II secretion system minor pseudopilin encodes MKRDKGVALISMLITSLLLITLVLSIIFQTKVLTASAQTLKNYSDYSLEFLSLESKLIYLLSDQHVSQVSNSEKQALGLQPVRWQNNHQWQKLTDKVEVHFSDEAGRLSVTPFNSEHFGFMLSGLGIDRGRVTRILDCALDWVDADDLKRLSGEESFYYKTLGLDNFPRNAPFESVSELQYICGMDNVLYEKIRPNLTSYGVNYLNLLSANESVLRGMFNEDIVTALLGLRNAGNLNRNSFLQITQFAETESIRLSFSPILRVKIRYSTESGTRMHSFVINRRSTQLMPVQVFRIED; translated from the coding sequence ATGAAAAGAGATAAAGGTGTAGCTCTTATATCTATGTTAATCACCTCATTGCTTCTGATTACACTTGTACTAAGCATTATATTTCAAACTAAGGTGCTTACAGCAAGCGCACAAACATTAAAAAATTATTCAGATTACTCTTTGGAGTTCCTTTCGCTTGAAAGCAAGTTAATTTATTTGTTATCAGATCAGCACGTATCCCAAGTGAGTAATAGTGAAAAACAAGCTTTAGGGTTGCAGCCAGTTAGATGGCAAAACAATCATCAATGGCAAAAGTTGACCGATAAGGTAGAGGTTCATTTTAGCGATGAGGCTGGTCGCTTATCTGTCACTCCATTCAATAGTGAACATTTTGGCTTTATGCTTTCTGGGTTGGGGATTGATAGAGGACGCGTAACTCGCATTCTAGATTGTGCTCTTGACTGGGTGGATGCTGATGACTTAAAACGGTTGAGTGGTGAAGAAAGTTTTTATTATAAAACTTTAGGGTTGGACAACTTTCCACGGAATGCGCCTTTTGAATCGGTTTCTGAACTGCAATATATTTGCGGAATGGACAATGTGTTGTATGAGAAAATTCGTCCAAATTTAACATCTTACGGCGTAAACTATTTAAATTTACTTTCTGCAAATGAAAGTGTGTTACGTGGAATGTTCAATGAAGACATCGTTACGGCTTTATTGGGTTTAAGAAATGCGGGCAATTTAAATCGCAACTCGTTTTTACAAATCACTCAATTTGCGGAAACAGAAAGCATTAGGTTATCATTCAGCCCCATATTGAGGGTTAAAATAAGATACTCTACTGAGTCCGGCACTAGAATGCATTCTTTTGTAATCAATCGCCGAAGTACTCAGTTAATGCCTGTTCAAGTATTTAGAATAGAAGATTAA
- a CDS encoding type II secretion system protein — MGGIYMKSKGFTLIEVLISLVILSMTFSLAGYAYTMYIDNFEKLSTRLSADNFESIDLINLEKVFSGMTLYSVQKKGVQRPYFKGLPNKLRFVSNTSFYELDQLLLAELSVETDSDSGRQVLIYREYNIDTNPNINFPLKAELLLPHRKEYLLTADSINFSYYASASISELLGGRNTEHPLEFENFDAEIESQLPIYIAFNIKNQGRDSRLIQGPISFEHMKYNINLGSFEVNNI; from the coding sequence ATGGGTGGCATTTACATGAAAAGTAAAGGTTTTACTCTTATAGAAGTATTGATTTCATTGGTAATTCTTTCTATGACTTTTAGTTTAGCGGGATATGCTTACACCATGTACATTGATAACTTTGAAAAGTTATCAACTAGGTTAAGTGCAGACAATTTTGAGTCTATAGATCTCATAAACTTAGAAAAAGTTTTTTCAGGTATGACGTTATATTCAGTACAAAAGAAAGGGGTGCAAAGGCCTTATTTTAAGGGGCTTCCTAATAAACTGAGATTTGTTTCAAATACGTCTTTTTATGAGCTAGATCAACTACTACTCGCAGAATTGAGTGTCGAGACTGATTCTGATAGTGGCCGTCAAGTATTAATCTATAGAGAGTATAATATTGATACTAATCCAAATATTAACTTCCCTCTAAAAGCTGAGTTGTTATTACCTCATCGCAAAGAATACCTGCTCACAGCAGATAGCATTAACTTTTCATATTACGCAAGTGCATCAATTTCGGAACTGTTAGGTGGTAGGAATACAGAACACCCTCTCGAATTTGAAAATTTTGATGCAGAAATTGAAAGCCAATTACCTATATATATAGCATTTAATATTAAAAATCAGGGGCGTGACTCGAGATTAATACAAGGCCCAATCTCATTTGAGCATATGAAATATAATATAAACCTAGGTTCTTTTGAGGTTAATAATATATGA
- a CDS encoding ATP-grasp domain-containing protein, translated as MTNNILISSAGRRVELVESFQKSLRDLSVAGKVFCSDMCPELSSACQIADGYFSVPKATDKNYIDTLLDICRQYSIKLLIPTIDTELLVLSNARERFLEIGTNVIISNTSLISQCRDKRQTVALFEQLAVSQPEILDKHNLKFPCFVKPYDGSCSIGAMALNSKEELTTELLNDPKNMFMELIPKSYSEYTVDVYFDKSGKLKCLVPRKRLEVRGGEVSKGITKKNFVYDYLLERLTGLKDALGCITVQVFVNEETKSVKGLEINPRFGGGYPLTDAANGTYACWLVQEYILKEEVEFYDNWESELLMLRYDAKVISRAYK; from the coding sequence ATGACGAATAATATTTTAATTTCTTCTGCTGGAAGACGAGTTGAATTAGTCGAATCATTTCAAAAGAGTTTAAGAGATCTTTCTGTCGCAGGAAAAGTTTTTTGCTCAGATATGTGTCCGGAACTTTCTAGTGCATGCCAGATTGCTGACGGCTATTTTTCAGTGCCAAAAGCTACAGATAAAAACTACATAGATACGTTGCTGGATATTTGTCGCCAATACAGTATTAAATTGTTAATACCAACGATTGATACAGAGTTATTAGTTTTGTCTAATGCGAGAGAACGATTTTTGGAAATTGGGACAAATGTAATTATTTCTAATACATCATTAATCTCGCAGTGTAGAGATAAACGACAGACTGTTGCATTATTTGAACAATTAGCTGTATCGCAGCCTGAAATACTGGACAAGCACAACTTAAAATTCCCATGTTTTGTGAAGCCTTATGATGGAAGTTGTAGCATTGGTGCAATGGCTTTGAACTCAAAAGAAGAGTTAACCACTGAGCTTCTTAATGACCCCAAAAATATGTTTATGGAATTGATTCCTAAATCATATTCAGAATATACCGTAGACGTTTATTTTGATAAATCAGGTAAATTGAAGTGTTTAGTACCGCGAAAACGATTGGAAGTGAGAGGTGGTGAGGTTAGTAAAGGAATTACCAAGAAGAATTTTGTTTATGACTATCTGCTTGAGCGTTTAACAGGTTTGAAAGATGCATTAGGATGTATCACGGTTCAAGTTTTCGTAAATGAAGAGACTAAATCAGTTAAAGGGCTCGAGATAAACCCAAGGTTTGGTGGTGGATATCCTCTAACAGATGCTGCTAATGGGACATATGCTTGTTGGCTGGTTCAAGAGTATATTCTCAAAGAAGAGGTTGAGTTTTATGATAATTGGGAATCAGAACTTTTAATGTTGCGTTATGATGCAAAGGTGATATCGCGTGCTTATAAATAA
- a CDS encoding secretin N-terminal domain-containing protein, translated as MFNHRDVSLLASVFALSACMSTPNEMSVQKSVFEGGASSPQAIDLNTLNKEVPKMEQYQSLESIQSDISAVASSQSYPQFSKQANLNFAAKNMPISEFVNYAFSSLLNTNYLYNKDESKQTNVTLNLNEKVSQQQVFDVVKQTLADRNIAIKYNDGLFYLFHLDKQAVKKDYAIGLGRDVSDIPAGGEKVYQIVPLKFVNGRDLQTILMDLTSANSRAYNRANAVILHGVPTEVARAMGIIRLLDVPAANGRHIAMRKLTYLSPEEFKKTVSEILTTEGFSGEGAGNTKLYNIALMDRLKAVIIHSSEKTIVERIKYWADKLDIPEAAAEKSYLSYFPQYTRATELSEAIGQLISAEASVKGINSNSSNLSGGTQFQSASQRNQARNSRASGSSNNSNQRSKQQEVSSTIVNDMAVVADDKRNALIFYTEPARYQALLPIIKQLDRPPLQVLLETRIVEVTLTEEFKHGVEWFVENGNYSLGTAGLGSNPAGIAWALSGANYNVAISMLETDNQVEILSSPRLVVRDGESANINVGSEIPIVVGQTNSIENPDNIQQQIQYRNTGVILNVTPNINAQGLVSLEVSQEVSEAGEDKIPGINSPIILNRSIKTFVSAKSGQTIVLGGLISENNSNNESKVPFLGDIPILGNLFVKGSDSKVRTELVILITPKVLYQEGDIAELKGLFNDEFEFLSVQ; from the coding sequence ATGTTTAACCATAGAGATGTTAGCCTGTTGGCAAGTGTTTTTGCACTTTCGGCTTGTATGTCAACGCCTAACGAAATGAGTGTACAAAAGTCTGTATTTGAAGGTGGTGCGAGTTCTCCTCAAGCTATAGACCTAAATACATTAAATAAAGAAGTTCCAAAAATGGAACAGTATCAGAGCTTAGAATCAATTCAATCTGATATTTCAGCTGTTGCAAGCAGTCAAAGTTATCCACAATTTTCGAAGCAAGCTAATTTAAATTTTGCAGCTAAAAACATGCCAATTAGTGAATTTGTGAATTACGCATTTTCTAGCTTGTTAAATACCAACTACCTCTATAACAAAGATGAGTCAAAGCAAACTAATGTAACGCTCAATCTCAATGAGAAAGTAAGTCAGCAGCAAGTCTTTGATGTAGTAAAGCAAACTCTAGCAGATCGAAATATAGCAATTAAATATAACGATGGGCTCTTTTATTTATTTCATCTCGATAAACAGGCGGTAAAGAAAGATTATGCTATTGGGTTGGGAAGAGATGTATCTGATATTCCTGCGGGTGGTGAAAAAGTTTATCAGATTGTACCACTAAAATTTGTTAATGGACGTGATTTACAGACGATTTTGATGGATTTGACGTCTGCTAATTCACGTGCCTACAACCGAGCTAATGCAGTAATCTTACATGGTGTTCCAACTGAAGTTGCCCGTGCTATGGGGATTATACGATTACTTGATGTGCCAGCAGCTAATGGCCGCCACATAGCCATGAGAAAGCTAACATATTTGAGCCCGGAAGAATTTAAAAAAACGGTTTCTGAAATATTAACTACGGAAGGATTTAGTGGAGAAGGTGCAGGAAATACTAAACTATATAACATTGCTTTAATGGATAGGTTAAAGGCTGTTATTATTCATAGTTCTGAAAAGACGATTGTAGAGAGAATCAAGTATTGGGCTGATAAATTAGATATCCCTGAAGCAGCGGCTGAGAAAAGCTACCTTTCGTATTTTCCGCAATACACTAGAGCAACCGAGTTAAGTGAAGCAATTGGTCAATTGATAAGTGCAGAGGCCAGTGTGAAAGGGATTAATAGTAATAGCTCTAATTTGTCTGGAGGTACACAATTTCAGTCTGCATCACAGCGAAATCAGGCTAGAAATAGTCGTGCTTCTGGCTCATCTAATAATTCCAATCAACGTTCTAAACAGCAAGAGGTTAGCTCTACAATTGTAAATGATATGGCGGTAGTGGCTGATGATAAACGGAATGCGTTAATTTTTTATACTGAGCCAGCTCGTTACCAAGCACTTCTCCCTATAATTAAACAGTTAGATAGACCTCCTTTGCAAGTACTACTGGAAACCAGAATTGTAGAGGTAACATTAACGGAAGAATTTAAACATGGAGTTGAATGGTTTGTTGAAAACGGTAACTATTCTTTGGGCACGGCTGGATTAGGAAGTAATCCAGCCGGTATCGCTTGGGCGCTTTCAGGTGCGAATTATAATGTTGCGATTAGTATGTTAGAAACAGACAATCAAGTAGAAATATTATCCAGTCCACGATTAGTTGTTCGTGATGGTGAGTCTGCCAACATAAATGTAGGGTCCGAAATTCCAATTGTTGTTGGTCAAACAAACTCTATAGAAAACCCAGATAATATTCAGCAGCAAATTCAATACCGTAATACAGGTGTAATTTTAAATGTTACACCTAATATTAATGCTCAGGGGTTAGTGTCTTTAGAGGTCTCTCAAGAGGTTTCCGAAGCTGGTGAAGATAAAATACCAGGTATTAATTCACCAATTATTTTAAACCGTTCGATTAAAACTTTTGTATCTGCGAAAAGTGGCCAAACAATCGTTCTTGGTGGATTAATTAGTGAAAATAATAGTAATAATGAATCTAAAGTGCCATTTTTAGGAGATATTCCTATCTTGGGTAATTTGTTTGTGAAAGGCTCAGATTCAAAGGTTCGCACCGAACTTGTAATTTTAATTACGCCAAAAGTACTATACCAAGAAGGCGATATAGCTGAATTAAAAGGGCTATTTAATGATGAGTTCGAGTTTTTGTCTGTACAGTAA
- a CDS encoding HAD family hydrolase, translated as MLINKHVHWVFDLDDTLYKEADYRLSGFKHVVKTVNSLYKSNLSLDFQELLASGKDVLEEICVQLSLPESSKQSLLWLYRLHYPNIKLSSQTKAFMLNLEPLVHGISILTDGRSVSQRSKISALGLEHLDSYVSEEWGEVKPGEKRFSAIMCKHAKAKKFIYVGDNVKKDFVTPNRLGWTSIGVRDNGQNIHSQSISIEPEFMPKIWVNDLQELLKND; from the coding sequence GTGCTTATAAATAAACACGTACATTGGGTTTTTGACTTAGATGATACCTTATATAAAGAGGCTGACTATCGTTTGTCAGGATTCAAGCATGTAGTCAAAACTGTAAACTCATTGTATAAGTCAAATTTATCACTCGATTTTCAAGAGTTGCTAGCCTCTGGAAAAGATGTACTTGAAGAAATTTGCGTTCAACTTTCATTGCCAGAATCATCGAAGCAATCTTTATTATGGCTTTATCGCCTTCATTATCCAAATATTAAATTATCGTCTCAAACGAAAGCATTTATGTTAAATCTAGAACCATTAGTACATGGAATATCAATTTTAACTGATGGTCGTTCTGTTTCTCAACGAAGTAAAATTTCTGCTCTCGGGCTCGAGCATTTAGATAGTTATGTATCTGAGGAGTGGGGGGAAGTTAAGCCTGGAGAGAAAAGATTCAGCGCAATTATGTGCAAGCATGCTAAAGCCAAAAAATTTATTTATGTTGGCGATAATGTTAAGAAAGATTTTGTGACACCAAATCGTTTAGGGTGGACTAGCATTGGTGTTCGAGATAATGGTCAAAACATACACTCCCAATCTATTTCAATTGAGCCTGAATTTATGCCAAAAATATGGGTTAACGACTTACAAGAGCTTTTAAAAAATGATTAA
- a CDS encoding sugar transferase: MKRVFDIVVSLFALLVLSPIIIVTALLVATKLGRPVLFRQQRPGLNGELFSMYKFRSMLDVTDTHGKPLRDADRLTSFGRILRSTSLDELPGLFCVLLGKMSLVGPRPLLPEYLPLYSEKQAKRHNVRPGITGWAQVNGRNAISWEEKFELDVWYVENQNFWLDIKILFLTIKKVFVREGISSEEHVTMPKFEGTKDDE, from the coding sequence ATGAAGCGTGTTTTCGATATCGTTGTTTCTTTATTTGCATTACTAGTATTAAGTCCAATTATTATTGTAACAGCTTTACTAGTTGCTACTAAGCTAGGTAGACCAGTTCTATTTAGACAGCAAAGACCTGGTCTAAATGGTGAGTTGTTTAGCATGTACAAATTTCGCAGTATGTTAGATGTGACTGATACTCATGGAAAGCCGCTTCGTGATGCTGATAGGCTTACCTCTTTTGGAAGAATTTTAAGATCAACTAGTCTAGACGAATTACCAGGTTTGTTTTGTGTTTTGTTGGGTAAAATGAGCTTGGTTGGGCCTCGCCCTTTGTTACCAGAGTACCTACCTCTTTATAGTGAAAAACAAGCTAAAAGACACAATGTGAGACCTGGCATTACAGGTTGGGCGCAGGTTAATGGTCGCAATGCAATTAGTTGGGAGGAAAAATTTGAGCTTGATGTATGGTATGTAGAAAATCAAAATTTTTGGTTGGATATAAAAATTTTATTCTTAACGATTAAAAAGGTATTTGTGAGAGAAGGTATAAGCTCTGAAGAGCATGTAACAATGCCCAAATTTGAAGGGACTAAAGATGACGAATAA
- a CDS encoding DegT/DnrJ/EryC1/StrS family aminotransferase, whose amino-acid sequence MINSKFSPWPSFSKKEAEAVANVLLSNKVNYWTGTEGRQFEKEFAQWVGVEHAVAVANGTLALDLALIALGISDDDEVITTPRTFLASASSIVSVGATPIFADVDLNSQNITAETIKAVITERTKAIIVVHLAGMPAEMDEIMALAQEHNIFVIEDCAQAHGAKYKGRSVGSIGHIGAWSFCQDKIMTTGGEGGMVTTNDSDLWSKMWSYKDHGKSFDAVYNKSHPPGFRWLHESFGTNWRMTEMQAVIGRIQLHEMPGWTSKRLENAQIIDEAVSDVACIRRVEVANHLSHAAYKHYCYVVQEQLKPGWSRDRIVEEINKLGVPCFQGSCSEVYLEKAFDNTKFKPKRRLPNAKLLGEISLMFLVHPTLERSEVEMMASTIKSVLDTASNS is encoded by the coding sequence ATGATTAATTCAAAATTTTCTCCTTGGCCTAGTTTTTCAAAAAAAGAAGCAGAAGCTGTAGCGAACGTTCTACTATCAAATAAAGTTAATTATTGGACTGGTACTGAAGGCCGTCAATTCGAAAAAGAGTTTGCACAGTGGGTTGGTGTTGAGCATGCTGTTGCCGTAGCTAATGGCACATTAGCATTAGATTTAGCTTTAATTGCACTCGGTATAAGCGACGATGATGAGGTTATTACAACACCAAGAACATTTTTAGCGTCAGCTTCAAGTATCGTTTCTGTTGGGGCTACACCTATTTTTGCTGATGTAGATCTAAATTCTCAGAATATTACAGCAGAGACAATTAAAGCGGTTATCACTGAAAGAACAAAAGCCATTATTGTTGTTCATTTAGCGGGTATGCCAGCAGAAATGGATGAAATCATGGCTTTAGCTCAAGAGCATAATATATTTGTTATTGAGGATTGTGCGCAGGCGCATGGAGCAAAGTATAAGGGACGTTCGGTAGGTTCTATAGGGCATATTGGTGCTTGGTCATTCTGCCAAGATAAAATTATGACTACTGGTGGAGAAGGAGGAATGGTCACGACCAATGACTCTGATTTATGGTCGAAAATGTGGAGCTATAAAGACCATGGCAAAAGCTTTGACGCCGTATATAATAAATCTCACCCGCCAGGTTTCAGGTGGCTACACGAATCATTTGGAACAAATTGGCGTATGACAGAAATGCAAGCTGTTATTGGCCGTATTCAGTTACATGAGATGCCGGGTTGGACATCGAAGCGACTTGAAAATGCGCAAATAATAGATGAAGCTGTTTCAGACGTTGCCTGTATCAGGCGAGTTGAGGTAGCAAATCACCTTTCCCATGCTGCATATAAACATTACTGTTATGTAGTGCAGGAGCAGCTAAAGCCGGGCTGGAGTCGAGATCGGATTGTTGAAGAAATAAATAAGCTTGGTGTGCCATGCTTTCAGGGAAGTTGCTCGGAAGTTTATTTAGAAAAAGCATTTGATAATACCAAATTTAAACCAAAACGTAGGTTACCAAACGCTAAATTATTAGGTGAAATTAGTTTAATGTTTTTGGTACACCCAACATTAGAAAGATCCGAAGTCGAAATGATGGCAAGTACAATAAAAAGTGTGCTAGATACTGCGAGTAACAGTTAA
- a CDS encoding prepilin-type N-terminal cleavage/methylation domain-containing protein, with protein sequence MRQINQQGLTLIEVLIAALILFMVIATSSISYQSSIQQLERAEFYDKLSGSMPYIVNQTKFELIKKKGQEGGSFQFADFDVQYKVLKKATKKMSGSNSLQFNNVSAFELALVDIELKISSEDKTRIEKVSVWVAFT encoded by the coding sequence GTGCGACAGATTAACCAGCAAGGACTAACTTTAATTGAAGTGCTAATCGCAGCTTTAATTTTGTTTATGGTCATTGCGACCTCTTCTATTTCATATCAATCGTCTATTCAACAACTAGAGCGTGCTGAATTTTATGATAAGTTATCTGGATCTATGCCCTATATTGTTAATCAAACTAAGTTTGAATTAATAAAGAAAAAAGGTCAGGAAGGTGGCTCATTTCAATTCGCAGACTTTGATGTTCAGTATAAGGTATTAAAAAAGGCTACGAAAAAAATGTCGGGATCTAATAGTCTTCAGTTTAATAATGTGTCGGCATTTGAACTGGCCTTGGTTGATATTGAATTAAAAATATCGAGTGAAGATAAAACGAGGATTGAAAAGGTTTCTGTATGGGTGGCATTTACATGA
- a CDS encoding prepilin-type N-terminal cleavage/methylation domain-containing protein, with amino-acid sequence MLGFKVKQVGFTLIEILIVLVIIILVSALVAPNLLNTYEKQKKSQEIKQLNTVLIYAAKKSIEWQGLDGNVLNNRITLKNAMLPSEAISYKFNYIEFEETQFFYNKRGFTKSTYLVVNDTQVAFPRSLSATD; translated from the coding sequence ATGTTGGGCTTTAAAGTAAAGCAAGTAGGTTTTACATTAATTGAGATACTAATTGTTCTGGTGATTATTATACTCGTATCAGCACTTGTTGCTCCTAATTTACTCAACACATATGAAAAACAAAAAAAGAGTCAGGAGATAAAACAATTAAATACTGTTCTTATCTACGCAGCAAAAAAATCTATTGAATGGCAAGGACTAGACGGTAATGTATTGAACAATCGAATTACACTCAAAAATGCAATGCTACCGAGCGAAGCTATCTCATATAAGTTTAATTATATAGAATTTGAAGAGACTCAATTTTTTTATAACAAGCGTGGATTTACAAAGAGTACTTATCTAGTCGTTAATGATACCCAGGTTGCATTTCCAAGGAGCTTAAGTGCGACAGATTAA
- a CDS encoding glycosyltransferase family 4 protein: protein MRVLYFHQHFSTPQGAAGIRSYQMAQKLIESGHEVTMVCGSYGQSKTGLTNEFTDGVRRGVYKGINIIEFALDYSNEMSFIARAKVFFKYALQSSKLIFTEKYDVLFATSTPLTAAVPGIIAKLFRRKPFVFEVRDLWPELPKAMGVITNPFILALMKVLEWSAYKSSDQCIALSPGIRRGILKHKPKEDSVTLIPNGCDLEIFQCSDDVWQPEGIEDRDFVAVFTGTHGIANGLHNVLKAAKVLKNREIKNIKLVLIGHGKLKAQLVSNAKELQLDNIVFLEPVEKAKLAQLMSRADCGLQTLENIPAFYYGTSPNKFFDYLSAGLPVVNNYPGWVADLITEFECGIAIRPDDPDAFADALISLRDNDNIDKMASNAIRLAKNKFDRNQLAREFVTVLEKMDKK from the coding sequence ATGCGGGTTTTATATTTTCATCAACACTTTTCAACACCACAAGGTGCCGCAGGGATCCGCTCGTATCAAATGGCACAAAAATTGATTGAGTCTGGTCACGAAGTGACTATGGTTTGTGGATCTTATGGACAGAGTAAAACTGGTTTAACGAATGAGTTTACTGATGGAGTGAGAAGAGGGGTATATAAAGGGATTAATATTATTGAGTTTGCTTTAGATTATTCCAATGAAATGTCCTTTATTGCACGTGCTAAAGTATTTTTTAAATATGCATTACAAAGTTCAAAATTAATCTTCACTGAAAAATATGATGTACTGTTTGCAACATCTACTCCACTAACAGCCGCAGTTCCAGGTATTATTGCAAAACTATTTAGACGTAAACCATTTGTATTTGAAGTTCGTGACCTTTGGCCTGAATTACCAAAAGCAATGGGAGTAATTACAAACCCATTTATATTGGCTTTGATGAAAGTATTAGAATGGTCTGCGTATAAATCTTCAGATCAATGTATAGCATTGTCACCTGGAATTAGGCGCGGTATTTTGAAACATAAACCGAAAGAAGACAGTGTTACTCTAATACCGAACGGGTGCGACTTAGAAATTTTTCAGTGTAGTGATGATGTATGGCAGCCTGAAGGTATAGAAGATAGAGACTTTGTTGCAGTTTTTACCGGAACACATGGGATCGCTAATGGTTTACACAATGTGTTGAAGGCCGCTAAGGTTTTAAAGAATCGAGAAATAAAAAACATTAAACTTGTTTTAATTGGCCATGGGAAATTAAAAGCTCAATTGGTTTCTAATGCAAAGGAATTGCAGCTTGATAATATCGTATTTCTTGAGCCTGTCGAAAAAGCTAAGCTTGCACAATTAATGTCTCGTGCTGACTGCGGATTGCAAACTTTAGAAAACATTCCAGCTTTTTATTATGGAACGTCGCCAAACAAGTTTTTTGACTACTTATCAGCGGGCCTACCTGTTGTAAATAACTATCCTGGTTGGGTCGCTGATTTAATAACAGAGTTTGAATGCGGTATAGCAATTCGTCCAGACGACCCTGATGCTTTTGCTGATGCATTAATATCATTACGAGACAATGATAATATCGATAAAATGGCATCAAATGCGATTAGGTTAGCAAAGAATAAATTTGACCGTAATCAATTAGCTAGGGAATTTGTAACAGTGCTTGAAAAAATGGATAAAAAATGA